Proteins encoded by one window of Cylindrospermum stagnale PCC 7417:
- a CDS encoding DUF29 domain-containing protein, with amino-acid sequence MSNQFGLSSFYEQDYELWLESTINQLRQHDFDNLDIDLLIEEIEEMGGSLKDALENNLIVILAHLLKWKYQPVHRSGSWRASIKEHRRRINKSIQKHPSLSRYYESIFEECYLPALDWAVEETGLCPDIFPQQCPFTPQQVIDSEFLPN; translated from the coding sequence ATGAGTAATCAATTTGGTTTGTCATCTTTCTATGAACAAGATTATGAATTATGGTTGGAGTCAACTATTAATCAGTTGCGACAACATGACTTTGATAATTTAGATATTGATTTATTAATAGAAGAAATAGAGGAAATGGGTGGGAGTTTAAAAGATGCGTTAGAAAATAATTTAATTGTGATTTTAGCCCATTTACTTAAATGGAAATATCAACCTGTACATCGTTCAGGAAGTTGGCGAGCTAGTATTAAAGAACATCGTCGCCGCATTAATAAATCTATCCAAAAACATCCCAGTTTGAGCAGATATTATGAGAGTATTTTTGAGGAATGTTATCTTCCTGCTTTAGATTGGGCAGTGGAAGAAACTGGGTTATGTCCTGATATTTTTCCACAACAATGTCCCTTTACTCCTCAACAGGTAATTGATAGTGAATTTTTGCCTAATTAA